The following proteins come from a genomic window of Bacillus sp. SM2101:
- a CDS encoding YvrJ family protein, with protein sequence MLEGVEFIPLIGNFGFPIALVVYLLIRFENKIESLEQSINNLAESMRRGG encoded by the coding sequence ATGTTAGAAGGAGTTGAATTTATTCCCTTAATAGGTAATTTTGGCTTTCCAATTGCTTTAGTAGTGTACTTGTTAATTAGGTTTGAAAATAAAATTGAAAGTCTAGAGCAATCTATTAATAATCTTGCAGAATCTATGCGAAGAGGTGGATGA